One Arachis duranensis cultivar V14167 unplaced genomic scaffold, aradu.V14167.gnm2.J7QH unplaced_Scaffold_232525, whole genome shotgun sequence DNA segment encodes these proteins:
- the LOC107462084 gene encoding uncharacterized protein LOC107462084, with product MLHLLYGVILGEAIVILSFLFKSPLRKVVIVTLDRLKRGRGPVVVKTVAGTVAVVLASSLYSISEIRSRMFDLEAGVINPTDQVLLSKHILEASLMGFVLFLALMIDRLHHYIRELRVLRKAMEAAKKQNRSFEEGKTVRAEEQKALMEEIATMRFEVKQLESECEAKRSRVKALEGEVEALKKQSEGLLLEYDRLLEDNQNIRSQLEGTSSHVDNKKNM from the exons ATGTTGCACCTTCTATATGGAGTGATATTGGGAGAGGCAATTGTGATACTGAGCTTTCTGTTCAAGTCCCCACTGAGGAAGGTTGTTATCGTCACCCTTGATCGTCTCAAGCGCGGTAGGGGTCCCGTTGTGGTGAAGACGGTGGCGGGTACCGTGGCTGTGGTGCTCGCCTCCTCTCTCTACAGCATATCTGAGATCAGGAGCCGCATGTTTGATCTTGAAGCTGGCGTCATCAACCCCACCGACCAAGTCCTCTTGTCAAAACACATTCTAGAAGCTTCTCTCATGG GGTTTGTGCTGTTCCTCGCTCTAATGATAGACAGATTGCACCATTACATTCGAGAGCTTCGTGTACTTAGGAAGGCCATGGAGGCTGCAAAGAAACAGAATCGGAGTTTTGAGGAAGGTAAAACTGTCCGTGCAGAGGAACAAAAGGCATTGATGGAAGAAATCGCCACAATGAGATTTGAAGTAAAGCAATTGGAATCCGAATGCGAGGCGAAAAGAAGCAGGGTGAAGGCCTTGGAAGGTGAGGTAGAGGCTCTTAAGAAGCAATCTGAGGGTCTACTTTTGGAATATGATCGCCTCTTGGAAGATAATCAGAATATTCGGAGTCAGTTGGAAGGTACTTCTTCCCATGTTGATAACAAAAAGAACATGTGA